One window of the Arthrobacter sp. zg-Y919 genome contains the following:
- a CDS encoding FCD domain-containing protein — MPGSNGGGGFVRVSRPRLYERLVEQLLGFIAATGLGPGDLLPAERELAERMGVSRATLAQALVALEVLGVIDVQHGTGAVLVYRPSVASVLRELREHRDRMPEIVEARSTLEVKLAALAAERRTPADLAAVEAALEAMAGEISSGSRGTHGDELFHQAVAAAAHSSILASMMTFISELVRETRLASLGQPGRPERSLESHRAIADAIRAADPDAAAAAMQAHIDLVSETGI; from the coding sequence ATGCCCGGCAGTAACGGCGGCGGCGGGTTTGTCCGGGTGTCGCGTCCCCGGTTGTACGAGCGCCTGGTGGAACAGCTCCTGGGGTTCATTGCCGCGACGGGACTGGGGCCGGGAGACCTGCTGCCCGCTGAGCGGGAGCTGGCCGAGCGGATGGGTGTATCCCGGGCCACACTGGCGCAGGCACTGGTGGCGCTGGAGGTGTTGGGCGTTATCGATGTGCAGCATGGCACCGGTGCCGTACTGGTATATCGGCCCAGCGTTGCCTCCGTGCTGCGGGAACTGCGCGAGCACCGGGACCGGATGCCGGAAATCGTTGAAGCGCGCAGCACCCTGGAGGTAAAACTCGCAGCGCTTGCCGCCGAGCGGCGTACGCCCGCCGACCTTGCGGCGGTGGAGGCAGCGCTGGAAGCCATGGCCGGGGAGATTTCCAGCGGCAGCCGCGGCACCCATGGGGATGAACTCTTCCACCAGGCAGTGGCTGCCGCGGCGCACTCCTCCATCCTCGCGTCCATGATGACGTTCATTTCCGAGCTGGTCCGCGAGACCCGGCTGGCCTCCCTGGGGCAGCCCGGACGTCCGGAGCGCTCCCTGGAATCCCACCGCGCCATTGCCGATGCCATCCGTGCGGCGGACCCGGACGCCGCGGCTGCGGCGATGCAGGCCCACATCGACCTGGTGTCGGAAACCGGCATCTAG
- a CDS encoding acyl carrier protein, with translation MASNEEILAGLAEIVNEETGLAPEAVELDKSFTDDLDIDSISMMTIVVNAEEKFGVRIPDEEVKNLKTVGDAVDFISNAQA, from the coding sequence ATGGCTAGCAACGAAGAAATCCTGGCCGGCCTCGCCGAGATCGTCAATGAAGAGACCGGTCTGGCCCCCGAGGCCGTCGAGCTGGACAAGTCCTTCACCGATGACCTGGACATCGACTCCATCTCCATGATGACCATCGTCGTCAACGCCGAAGAGAAGTTCGGCGTGCGTATCCCGGACGAAGAGGTCAAGAACCTGAAGACCGTCGGCGACGCCGTCGACTTCATCTCCAACGCCCAGGCTTAA
- the fabF gene encoding beta-ketoacyl-ACP synthase II has product MARKVVITGLGATTPIGGDVPTMWKNALQGVSGARTLEDEWVEKYSLPVTFAARASTPASEVLARVEAKRMDPSTQFAVVAAREAWADSGLTEDIDHDRLAVSFATGIGGIWTLLDAWDTLREKGPRRVLPMTVPMLMPNGPSAAVSLDLGARAGAHTPVSACASGTEALHQGLDMIRSGKADIVVAGGAEACIHPMPLASFASMQALSKRNDDPARASRPYDRDRDGFVMGEGAGALVLESEEHALARGARIYAELAGTAVTADAYHITAPDPEGLGATRALKSALYDARAQAEDVVHVNAHATSTPVGDKPEYTALKAALGSALDGVAVSATKSQMGHLLGASGAVEAVLTALAVYERQAPATINLENQDPEIPLDVVTSSRQLRGGDIVALSNSFGFGGHNAVAVLRSH; this is encoded by the coding sequence ATGGCCCGCAAAGTAGTCATCACAGGCCTTGGCGCGACCACGCCCATCGGCGGGGACGTTCCCACCATGTGGAAGAACGCACTGCAGGGTGTCTCCGGTGCCCGCACACTGGAAGATGAATGGGTGGAGAAGTACTCCCTGCCCGTCACCTTCGCCGCGCGGGCCTCCACGCCCGCCTCGGAGGTCCTTGCCCGCGTCGAAGCCAAGCGGATGGACCCCTCCACCCAGTTCGCCGTCGTCGCAGCCCGCGAGGCATGGGCCGATTCCGGCCTGACGGAGGATATTGACCACGACCGGCTTGCCGTGTCCTTCGCCACCGGCATTGGCGGCATCTGGACCCTGCTCGACGCGTGGGACACCCTGCGCGAGAAGGGTCCGCGGCGTGTCTTGCCCATGACCGTACCGATGCTGATGCCCAACGGCCCGTCGGCTGCCGTCAGCCTCGACCTGGGTGCCCGTGCCGGCGCCCACACCCCGGTTTCCGCCTGCGCATCCGGTACCGAAGCACTGCATCAGGGCCTGGACATGATCCGCTCCGGCAAGGCCGACATCGTAGTCGCCGGCGGCGCGGAAGCCTGCATCCATCCGATGCCCCTGGCATCCTTTGCTTCCATGCAGGCACTGTCCAAGCGCAACGACGATCCCGCCCGTGCCTCCCGGCCGTACGACCGCGACCGCGACGGGTTCGTTATGGGCGAAGGTGCCGGTGCTCTGGTCCTCGAAAGCGAAGAGCACGCCCTGGCCCGCGGCGCCCGGATCTACGCTGAACTCGCCGGCACCGCAGTCACCGCCGACGCGTACCACATCACCGCACCGGACCCCGAAGGCCTTGGCGCCACCCGGGCACTGAAGTCCGCTCTCTATGATGCGCGTGCCCAGGCCGAGGACGTTGTGCACGTCAATGCGCACGCCACCTCCACCCCCGTGGGAGATAAGCCCGAATACACGGCGTTGAAGGCGGCCCTTGGCAGCGCGCTCGACGGCGTGGCCGTGTCCGCGACGAAGTCACAGATGGGCCACCTCCTGGGTGCCTCCGGTGCAGTCGAGGCAGTGCTCACGGCCTTGGCGGTTTACGAGCGCCAGGCCCCGGCCACCATCAACCTGGAGAACCAGGATCCGGAGATCCCGCTTGATGTGGTGACCTCGAGCCGCCAGCTCCGTGGCGGCGACATCGTCGCGCTGAGCAACTCCTTCGGCTTCGGCGGCCACAACGCCGTTGCCGTGCTGCGCAGCCACTGA
- a CDS encoding helix-turn-helix domain-containing protein, translating to MPVRPTTSAASAPPEADQPTVERLKANIGKLSTATLQQLDISLPWYRGLRPDERSALGMVAQKGIASFVNWYQRPASPAWVLSDVFGTAPTELTRSISLQKALQLIRVVVQVVEDRVPELAGNEVQSKLREAVLRYSREVAFAAADVYARAAETRGAWDTRLEALVVDAILRGESSDALRSRIAAVGWTSAAPVTVMVGGSPAEANATFVNELRRATGRLAEDTLVGIQGERLILVLGGLEDKAFSYTRLSELFGPGPVVYGPPAPSLVEAGPAAQAAFAGLTAARAWPAAPRPVAADDLWPERVMSGDDTARRALVQSIYTPLLGASNGLAETLSAYLSLGHSLEATARELFVHANTVRYRLRRVCDVTGWDPMLPREAFVLQTALVVGRLAPAGKAAPEKPATRL from the coding sequence ATGCCAGTGCGTCCCACTACGTCCGCTGCCTCGGCCCCGCCGGAAGCAGACCAACCCACGGTCGAGCGCCTGAAGGCGAATATCGGCAAGCTTTCCACCGCCACCCTGCAGCAGCTTGACATTTCCCTGCCCTGGTACCGGGGGCTGCGCCCGGACGAACGCTCCGCGCTGGGAATGGTCGCGCAGAAGGGCATCGCGTCCTTCGTGAACTGGTACCAGCGTCCTGCCTCGCCGGCCTGGGTCCTCAGCGACGTTTTCGGCACCGCCCCGACCGAGCTCACCCGCTCGATCAGCCTGCAGAAAGCACTGCAGCTGATCCGTGTCGTGGTCCAGGTGGTGGAGGACCGGGTACCGGAACTGGCCGGAAACGAGGTCCAGTCGAAGCTGCGTGAAGCGGTGCTGCGGTACTCGCGTGAGGTGGCCTTCGCCGCTGCCGACGTGTACGCCCGCGCTGCCGAAACCCGCGGCGCCTGGGACACCCGGCTCGAAGCCCTCGTCGTGGATGCCATCCTGCGCGGCGAAAGCTCGGATGCGCTGCGCTCCCGGATCGCCGCCGTCGGCTGGACCTCCGCGGCGCCGGTCACCGTCATGGTGGGCGGCTCCCCCGCCGAGGCCAATGCAACCTTCGTCAATGAACTGCGCCGCGCCACCGGCCGGCTGGCAGAAGACACCCTCGTGGGCATCCAGGGCGAACGACTGATCCTGGTCCTTGGCGGGCTGGAGGACAAGGCCTTCTCCTACACCCGCCTGTCCGAACTCTTCGGCCCCGGCCCGGTGGTCTACGGCCCGCCCGCACCGTCCCTCGTCGAAGCCGGCCCGGCGGCTCAGGCAGCATTCGCCGGACTTACCGCGGCCCGCGCCTGGCCTGCCGCTCCCCGCCCGGTGGCCGCGGATGACCTCTGGCCCGAACGCGTGATGTCCGGCGACGACACTGCACGCCGCGCCCTGGTACAGAGCATCTACACCCCCCTGCTGGGTGCCTCGAACGGCCTGGCCGAAACCCTCAGCGCGTACCTTTCCCTGGGACACTCGCTGGAAGCCACCGCACGCGAACTCTTTGTGCACGCCAACACCGTGCGGTACCGGCTGCGCCGCGTCTGCGACGTGACCGGCTGGGACCCCATGCTGCCGCGGGAAGCCTTCGTCCTGCAGACCGCACTGGTGGTTGGACGCCTCGCCCCCGCGGGAAAGGCGGCCCCGGAGAAGCCCGCCACCCGCCTCTGA
- a CDS encoding ACP S-malonyltransferase: MLAIVCPGQGSQTPGFLAPWLELPGVRDHLSALSDVAGLDLIAHGTVSDEETIKDTAVAQPLIVAAGLMAARLLLDPAALTASTVLAGHSVGEITASAIAGALPEKDALVFVRERANAMARAAAVEPTGMSAILGGDPDDVAAVLEAAGLTAANANGGGQTVAAGTHNQLEVLTAAPPAKARVIPLKVAGAFHTVHMAPAVTVLENLRPSLSPQAPLATLLSNRDGAAVVSGDANLDSLIAQVSRPVRWDLCMENMLAMGVTGLLELPPAGTLTGLARRGMKGVPTLALKSPEDLDAAREFIREHSGTAAPTGEGNA, translated from the coding sequence GTGCTTGCAATTGTCTGCCCCGGCCAGGGGTCCCAAACGCCAGGATTCCTTGCGCCGTGGCTGGAACTGCCCGGCGTGCGGGATCACCTCTCCGCGCTCAGCGACGTCGCCGGTCTTGACCTGATCGCGCACGGAACGGTCTCCGACGAAGAGACCATCAAAGACACCGCCGTCGCCCAGCCCCTGATCGTTGCCGCCGGCCTGATGGCCGCACGGCTGCTGCTGGATCCCGCGGCGCTGACCGCATCCACAGTCCTGGCCGGCCACTCCGTCGGTGAGATCACGGCGTCGGCCATTGCCGGTGCGCTGCCGGAAAAGGACGCCCTGGTCTTCGTGCGTGAACGCGCCAACGCCATGGCCCGGGCCGCGGCTGTCGAGCCCACCGGCATGAGCGCCATCCTCGGCGGGGACCCCGACGACGTCGCCGCCGTCCTGGAAGCCGCAGGACTCACCGCGGCCAACGCCAACGGCGGCGGACAGACCGTGGCCGCCGGAACGCACAACCAGCTCGAAGTCCTCACCGCCGCTCCGCCCGCCAAAGCGCGGGTGATTCCGCTGAAGGTCGCCGGTGCCTTCCACACCGTCCACATGGCCCCGGCCGTGACGGTCCTGGAAAACCTGCGCCCCTCCCTCTCACCGCAGGCACCCCTCGCCACCCTCCTGTCCAACCGCGACGGAGCGGCCGTAGTGTCCGGGGACGCAAATCTGGACAGCCTCATCGCCCAGGTGTCCCGGCCGGTACGGTGGGACCTGTGCATGGAAAACATGCTGGCCATGGGCGTGACCGGACTGCTGGAACTGCCCCCCGCAGGAACCCTCACCGGCCTCGCCCGCCGCGGCATGAAGGGCGTTCCAACCCTGGCCCTGAAATCCCCAGAAGATCTAGACGCTGCCCGGGAGTTCATCCGTGAGCATTCCGGAACGGCAGCACCAACCGGAGAAGGTAACGCGTGA
- a CDS encoding beta-ketoacyl-ACP synthase III, which produces MSTPTLKQSPVNEFSRILGIGAFRPDVIVSNDDVCQWIDSSDEWIRQRTGIVTRHRADKGTSVVDMAEAAGHEALKNAGIEGSQLGAVIVSTVTHPYATPSAATQITERLGATPAPAYDVSAACAGYCYGVAQADALVRSGAATYVLVIGVEKLSDFIDNTERTISFLLGDGAGAVVVGPSDTPGIAPSVWGSDGSKSGAIGMTHSMLDVRELSLAAEADGGMTPADLATRETKLWPTLRQDGQTVFRWAVWEMAKAAQQALDAAGITAEDLSAFVPHQANMRIIDEMAKQLKLPESVVIARDIADAGNTSAASIPLATYRLLKENPELSGKLSLQIGFGAGLVFGAQVVVLP; this is translated from the coding sequence GTGAGCACGCCCACCCTGAAGCAGTCCCCCGTCAACGAATTCAGCCGGATTCTCGGCATCGGCGCGTTCCGTCCCGATGTCATTGTCAGCAACGACGACGTCTGCCAGTGGATCGATTCCTCCGATGAGTGGATCCGCCAGCGCACCGGCATCGTGACCCGGCACCGTGCGGACAAGGGCACGTCCGTGGTGGACATGGCCGAGGCCGCCGGCCACGAGGCGCTGAAAAACGCCGGCATCGAGGGTTCACAGCTGGGCGCGGTCATTGTCTCCACAGTGACCCACCCCTACGCGACGCCGTCCGCCGCCACCCAGATCACCGAGCGCCTCGGCGCCACCCCGGCCCCGGCCTACGACGTTTCGGCCGCCTGCGCCGGGTACTGCTACGGCGTTGCCCAGGCCGACGCGCTGGTCCGCTCCGGCGCCGCCACCTATGTGCTGGTCATCGGTGTGGAGAAGCTTTCCGACTTCATCGACAACACCGAGCGCACCATTTCCTTCCTGCTCGGCGACGGCGCCGGCGCCGTCGTCGTCGGCCCCTCCGACACCCCGGGCATCGCCCCGTCGGTCTGGGGCTCGGACGGCAGCAAGTCCGGCGCGATCGGCATGACCCACTCGATGCTGGACGTCCGCGAGCTTTCCCTCGCGGCGGAGGCCGACGGCGGCATGACCCCCGCAGACCTCGCCACCCGGGAGACCAAGCTCTGGCCCACCCTGCGCCAGGACGGCCAGACCGTCTTCCGCTGGGCCGTCTGGGAAATGGCCAAGGCCGCCCAGCAGGCACTCGACGCCGCCGGGATCACCGCGGAGGATCTTTCCGCCTTTGTGCCGCACCAGGCGAACATGCGCATCATCGACGAAATGGCCAAGCAGCTGAAGCTGCCAGAATCCGTCGTTATTGCCCGTGACATCGCCGATGCCGGAAACACGTCCGCGGCTTCCATCCCGCTGGCCACCTACCGCCTGCTGAAGGAAAACCCCGAACTGAGCGGCAAGCTGTCGCTGCAGATCGGCTTCGGCGCCGGGCTCGTCTTCGGCGCTCAGGTAGTAGTCCTCCCCTAG
- a CDS encoding acetyl-CoA carboxylase carboxyltransferase subunit alpha/beta, with protein MSVQAPRRRLDARGLLDLVVDPGSFRSWDTPVVYTEHNAAYERDLVAARQKTGEDESVLTGEGLVQGRRVALVVCEFGFLGGSIGVAAADRLTAAVERATREGLPLLAGPASGGTRMQEGTLAFLSMVKITAAVRRHKEAGLPYLVYLRHPTTGGVMASWGSLGHITVAEPGALLGFLGPRVYQALYGEPFPEGVQTAENLQARGLVDAVLPPEELAGTVHRALAMLLPGPAAPVPAPASLESSPQRVPAWESISISRNRHRPGVRQLLHFGAGDVLPLNGTGQGEKDPGLLLALARFGGTSCVVLGHDRQRGTQQPALGPASLREARRGMRLAEELNLPLLTVIDTAGAALSKEAEEGGLAGEIARCLNDLVGLDCPTVSVLLGQGAGGGALALLPADRTVAAQHAWLSSLPPEGASAIVHRDTLHGAEMAEAQGVTVSALAEHGIVDHTVAELPDAAAEAPAFCRRLALAVEYELASLRTVPASERLERRTARFRRLGSAL; from the coding sequence ATGAGCGTGCAGGCGCCGCGCCGGCGGCTGGATGCCCGGGGACTGCTGGACCTGGTGGTGGACCCTGGTTCCTTCCGCTCCTGGGATACCCCGGTGGTTTACACCGAGCACAACGCGGCCTATGAACGGGACCTCGTGGCGGCGCGGCAGAAAACCGGCGAAGACGAATCGGTGCTCACCGGTGAAGGCCTCGTACAGGGGCGTCGCGTTGCCCTGGTCGTCTGCGAGTTCGGATTCCTGGGCGGCTCCATCGGCGTTGCCGCCGCTGACCGCCTGACGGCTGCCGTCGAGCGCGCCACCCGTGAAGGACTGCCCCTCCTCGCCGGACCCGCTTCCGGCGGCACCCGGATGCAGGAAGGCACCCTGGCGTTCCTGTCGATGGTCAAGATCACCGCCGCCGTGCGCCGGCACAAGGAAGCGGGCCTGCCCTACCTGGTCTATCTGCGCCATCCCACCACCGGCGGCGTGATGGCGTCCTGGGGATCGCTGGGACATATCACCGTGGCCGAACCCGGGGCGCTGCTCGGCTTCCTGGGCCCGCGGGTCTACCAGGCCCTCTATGGCGAGCCGTTCCCCGAAGGCGTGCAGACCGCCGAAAACCTGCAGGCGCGCGGACTGGTGGATGCGGTGCTGCCCCCGGAGGAACTCGCCGGCACCGTGCACCGCGCCCTGGCCATGCTGCTGCCCGGCCCGGCAGCCCCCGTCCCCGCTCCCGCGTCGCTGGAGAGCAGTCCGCAGCGCGTCCCGGCCTGGGAGTCCATCAGCATTTCGCGCAACCGGCACCGCCCCGGAGTCCGCCAGCTGCTGCATTTCGGTGCCGGCGACGTCCTGCCGCTGAACGGCACCGGGCAGGGCGAAAAAGACCCTGGCCTGCTGCTGGCCCTGGCCCGCTTCGGCGGGACATCCTGCGTTGTGCTGGGCCACGACCGGCAGCGCGGAACACAGCAGCCGGCACTGGGACCGGCTTCCCTGCGGGAGGCGCGCCGCGGCATGCGGCTCGCCGAAGAGCTGAACCTTCCGCTGCTGACCGTCATCGACACCGCCGGCGCTGCCCTGTCGAAGGAAGCTGAAGAGGGCGGCCTGGCCGGAGAAATCGCCCGGTGCCTCAACGACCTCGTCGGCCTGGACTGCCCCACGGTCTCCGTGCTGCTGGGTCAGGGTGCCGGCGGCGGGGCACTGGCCCTGCTGCCCGCAGACCGCACCGTTGCGGCCCAGCATGCCTGGCTCTCCTCACTGCCTCCCGAGGGGGCCAGCGCCATTGTCCACCGGGACACACTGCACGGCGCGGAGATGGCCGAGGCCCAGGGCGTGACGGTTTCCGCGCTGGCCGAGCACGGGATTGTTGACCATACCGTTGCCGAACTGCCCGACGCCGCCGCCGAGGCACCCGCCTTCTGCCGGCGCCTGGCCCTGGCCGTGGAATACGAACTGGCGTCACTGCGGACCGTCCCTGCGTCGGAACGGCTGGAGCGGCGGACGGCGAGGTTCCGCCGGCTGGGGTCTGCGCTGTAG
- a CDS encoding CoA transferase translates to MSTDSTSRGPLDGYLVVDLSRALAGPHAGMMLADLGARVIKVETPGTGDDTRSWGPPFVGPEDDQQATYFLSCNRNKESIALDLKSGDGVEVLQDLVRRADVLVENFRPGVLDRLGFSPARMHELNPRLVILSISGFGHDGPEATRSGYDQIVQGEAGLMSLTGSGPEDPQRVGVPIADLLSGMYGAFGLLAALLERERTGKGQVVRTSLLAAVVGVHAFQGTRHTVAGEVPAAQGNHHPSIAPYGLFSCRGGKVQISVGSEKLWETFAATFGIDTSRPEFTGNAQRVRNRQAVIDAVEQAFADIEAEPLLEKLRAAGIPAGKVRTLDEVYDWEQVHSQGLVVDVDHPVLGKVSLPGPPLRFFDAAEGTETTHRVHTAPPLLDQHGSGIRSWLSDSGSAAPAGTEA, encoded by the coding sequence ATGAGCACCGATTCCACCTCCCGCGGCCCGCTGGACGGCTACCTCGTCGTCGACCTCAGCCGAGCCCTGGCGGGCCCGCACGCCGGCATGATGCTCGCCGACCTCGGGGCACGCGTCATCAAGGTCGAAACCCCCGGCACCGGCGACGACACCCGCAGCTGGGGTCCGCCCTTCGTCGGCCCGGAAGACGACCAGCAGGCGACCTATTTCCTCTCCTGCAACCGGAACAAGGAATCCATCGCCCTGGACCTGAAGTCCGGTGACGGCGTGGAGGTCCTGCAGGACCTGGTCCGGCGGGCGGATGTGCTGGTGGAAAACTTCCGGCCCGGGGTGCTTGACCGGCTGGGCTTCTCCCCCGCCCGGATGCACGAGCTCAATCCCCGGCTCGTCATCCTCTCCATCAGCGGCTTCGGCCACGACGGACCCGAGGCCACCCGCAGCGGCTACGACCAGATCGTCCAGGGCGAGGCCGGACTGATGTCCCTGACCGGCTCAGGTCCGGAGGACCCGCAGCGTGTGGGGGTGCCCATCGCCGACCTGCTCTCGGGCATGTACGGTGCGTTCGGGTTGCTGGCGGCCCTGCTCGAACGCGAGCGCACCGGAAAGGGGCAGGTCGTGCGGACCTCGCTGCTGGCCGCCGTCGTCGGTGTCCATGCCTTCCAGGGCACCCGCCACACGGTCGCGGGCGAAGTCCCCGCGGCGCAGGGCAACCACCATCCGTCCATTGCCCCCTACGGGCTCTTCTCCTGCCGGGGCGGCAAGGTGCAGATCAGTGTCGGCAGCGAGAAGCTCTGGGAGACCTTCGCCGCGACGTTCGGCATTGACACCTCCCGCCCCGAGTTCACCGGCAACGCGCAGCGGGTGCGCAACCGGCAGGCCGTGATCGACGCCGTCGAGCAGGCGTTCGCGGACATCGAGGCCGAACCGCTGCTGGAAAAGCTGCGAGCCGCCGGCATTCCCGCCGGCAAGGTACGCACCCTGGACGAAGTGTACGACTGGGAACAGGTCCACTCACAGGGACTGGTGGTCGACGTCGACCACCCCGTCCTCGGCAAGGTCTCCCTGCCGGGGCCGCCGCTGCGCTTTTTCGATGCCGCCGAGGGCACTGAAACCACCCATCGTGTCCACACCGCCCCGCCGCTGCTCGACCAGCACGGCAGCGGGATCCGCAGCTGGCTCTCCGACAGCGGATCCGCAGCCCCAGCAGGAACCGAAGCATGA
- a CDS encoding SLC13 family permease, producing the protein MSAPLLSILILVAMFLLATVLPLNMGALAFVGAFLLGFVFLGMSTEDILANFPGGLFLTIVGVTYLFAIAQNNGTIDLLVRGAVKLVGNRVALIPWIMFAITAVITAVGALSPAAVAIVAPIALGFAAKYRINPLMMGMMVIHGAQAGGFSPIAVYGVTVNGIIAETDLDSSPFAVFMASLLFNTFIAVILYFVLGGSKLRNSTTGAFVEQVAEARMNLSVAGRADVAYKGTGSDIYGPRDPAGDGLAATKTRSETFPQIVTIAGLVTLAVVALGFKIDVGFVSITIATILALVSPQAQKGAINKISWTTVLLICGMLTFVGVLQEAGTVEYVSDGVVSLGMPLLAALLICYIGAVVSAFASSTAILAALIPLAVPFLASGEIGAVGLICALAVSSTIVDVSPFSTNGALVLANAPEGLDKDRFYKHILAYSGIVVVAGPLVAWLIMVVPGWL; encoded by the coding sequence ATGTCCGCTCCGCTCCTTTCCATCCTGATATTGGTGGCCATGTTCCTTTTGGCCACCGTATTGCCACTGAACATGGGGGCACTCGCCTTCGTCGGAGCCTTCCTGCTGGGCTTTGTTTTCCTGGGCATGAGCACCGAGGATATCCTCGCCAACTTCCCGGGCGGCCTGTTCCTGACCATCGTCGGCGTGACGTATTTGTTCGCCATTGCCCAGAACAACGGCACCATCGACCTGTTGGTCCGGGGAGCGGTGAAGCTTGTCGGTAACCGGGTGGCGCTCATCCCGTGGATCATGTTCGCCATCACCGCGGTCATCACCGCAGTAGGCGCACTGTCACCGGCCGCCGTCGCCATCGTGGCTCCCATCGCCCTCGGGTTCGCCGCAAAGTACCGGATCAACCCGCTGATGATGGGCATGATGGTTATCCACGGCGCGCAGGCCGGCGGCTTCTCCCCCATCGCCGTCTACGGCGTCACGGTAAACGGCATCATCGCCGAGACCGATCTGGACTCCAGCCCGTTCGCCGTCTTTATGGCCAGCCTGCTGTTCAACACCTTCATCGCCGTGATCCTCTACTTCGTCCTGGGTGGCAGCAAGCTGCGCAACAGCACCACGGGAGCGTTTGTGGAGCAGGTTGCCGAGGCACGGATGAACCTCAGCGTCGCCGGCCGGGCCGACGTCGCCTACAAGGGCACCGGATCGGACATTTACGGCCCGCGGGATCCCGCAGGCGACGGGCTTGCCGCCACCAAGACCCGCAGTGAAACCTTCCCCCAGATCGTCACCATCGCCGGCCTGGTCACCCTGGCCGTGGTCGCCCTTGGATTCAAGATCGACGTCGGCTTCGTTTCCATCACCATCGCCACGATCCTTGCCCTGGTGTCGCCTCAGGCGCAGAAGGGAGCGATCAACAAGATCAGCTGGACCACGGTCCTGCTCATCTGCGGCATGCTCACCTTCGTGGGGGTCCTGCAGGAAGCAGGCACGGTGGAATACGTGTCCGACGGCGTGGTCAGCCTCGGGATGCCGCTGCTGGCCGCCCTGCTTATCTGCTATATCGGTGCCGTCGTGTCCGCCTTCGCGTCCTCCACCGCCATCCTCGCCGCACTGATCCCGCTGGCCGTTCCGTTCCTCGCGTCCGGCGAGATCGGCGCGGTGGGACTCATCTGCGCCCTGGCCGTCTCCTCGACCATCGTGGATGTTTCCCCGTTCTCCACCAATGGCGCCCTGGTGCTGGCCAACGCACCCGAAGGCCTGGACAAGGACCGCTTCTACAAGCACATCCTCGCCTACAGCGGCATCGTCGTTGTAGCCGGGCCGCTGGTGGCCTGGCTGATCATGGTGGTTCCCGGCTGGCTCTAG